A window from Cryptomeria japonica chromosome 1, Sugi_1.0, whole genome shotgun sequence encodes these proteins:
- the LOC131068214 gene encoding uncharacterized protein LOC131068214 isoform X1 has protein sequence MATIPVRQSSLHSYFSPEQKQRNQHPKPSPPRSPAEDPSTPNAVEIKRKRPDPPMTEYERQREENIRKKNEFLEKLGIPAQLQMLQKATARQPRFKPPKPPKPQVPLRRSTRRCPQVISETLVVPETPPDRTPDLSPLLPQDYDDSSVFKYICSATTSDGGLGTASAADSGSCLVGYRQVGKTLADRLLTRIYSVDVAALDGSHNALVAAGGHGGRISVYGTSICSEDCGEEGPLMTWKASSGWISGVKFLRRQVSSASAPLLLSSCNDGRLIVWDIGKEQQPQVHLAAPPIVAQLDDLHSRGIFGIDEFNGRIATVSKDSSVGFCSFMDSAIVTERSFSGHHYGPVRGICFRSGTLWRLLSWIEFDLILPLFEFYRNADILADCGADNRICVLDLRLANSCTLTIESNHRTGVNVVEWCPNQEFLILSASKDPELLLYDIRSCKEPLHKLEGHVDPIYKRCSQIYRPAFVANGMAVATPGQGSRQISLYSTSNGRALSRGFVGYDANLVMCNVKHRSSSQRVWLAGKQITQLFPVWQDSADVCD, from the exons ATGGCTACAATTCCCGTTCGACAGTCCTCTCTGCATTCATATTTTTCACCAGAGCAAAAGCAAAGAAACCAACATCCAAAGCCCAGTCCTCCTCGCTCTCCAGCGGAGGATCCAAGCACACCCAATGCTGTAGAAATCAAGCGGAAGCGCCCCGACCCTCCTATGACGGAATACGAACGCCAGCGGGAGGAAAACATCCGCAAGAAGAACGAATTTTTAGAGAAGCTGGGAATCCCCGCGCAGCTCCAAATGCTGCAGAAAGCAACAGCGCGGCAGCCCAGGTTCAAACCCCCCAAGCCTCCAAAACCCCAAGTACCCCTCAGAAGAAGCACCCGCAGGTGCCCACAAGTGATCTCTGAAACCCTAGTAGTCCCTGAAACCCCGCCGGATCGAACTCCTGACCTTTCTCCTCTTCTTCCCCAAGATTACGATGATTCCTCTGTCTTCAAATACATTTGCTCTGCCACCACTTCGGACGGCGGGCTAGGCACTGCCAGTGCCGCCGATTCTGGTTCCTGCCTCGTCGGATACCGCCAGGTCGGTAAAACCCTAGCCGACCGTTTGCTGACGCGGATTTACAGTGTTGATGTGGCGGCTCTGGACGGAAGCCATAATGCTCTCGTGGCCGCCGGTGGCCACGGTGGCAGGATTTCTGTGTATGGCACCTCCATTTGTTCGGAGGACTGTGGGGAAGAGGGCCCTCTGATGACGTGGAAGGCAAGCTCTGGTTGGATTTCTGGGGTGAAGTTTCTGAGGCGGCAGGTTTCTTCTGCCTCTGCGCCGTTGCTACTCTCCAGTTGTAATGATGGGCGGCTTATTGTGTGGGATATTGGTAAGGAGCAGCAACCTCAGGTACATTTGGCGGCTCCTCCAATTGTGGCTCAGCTCGATGATTTGCACTCGAGGGGTATTTTTGGGATAGACGAGTTCAATGGCAGGATCGCTACTGTTTCTAAGGATTCCTCCGTGGGATTTTGTAGCTTTATGGATTCTGCGATCGTCACGGAGAGGAGCTTTTCTGGGCATCATTATGGCCCTGTTAGAGGAATTTGCTTCAG GTCCGGCACTCTTTGGAGACTCCTTAGCTGGATTGAATTCGACCTGATATTGCCATTGTTTGAATTCTATAGGAATGCCGACATACTGGCCGATTGTGGAGCAGATAATAGAATCTGTGTCCTGGATCTTCGTCTGGCAAACTCTTGCACACTCACCATTGAATCTAATCACAGAACTGGTGTAAATGTAGTAGAGTGGTGTCCAAATCAAGAATTCTTGATTTTGTCAGCAAGCAAAGACCCCGAACTTCTTTTATATGATATCAGAAGCTGTAAAGAGCCCCTTCACAAGCTTGAGGGACATGTAGATCCAATATATAAGAGATGTTCTCAAATTTATAGGCCAGCATTTGTTGCCAATGGGATGGCAGTTGCCACACCAGGGCAGGGATCAAGGCAGATCTCTTTATACAGCACAAGTAATGGAAGGGCTCTAAGCAGGGGGTTTGTAGGGTATGACGCTAACTTGGTTATGTGCAATGTTAAACACAGATCTAGTTCTCAGAGAGTGTGGTTGGCAGGCAAGCAAATCACTCAGTTGTTTCCAGTCTGGCAGGATAGTGCAGATGTTTGTGATTAA
- the LOC131068214 gene encoding uncharacterized protein LOC131068214 isoform X2: MATIPVRQSSLHSYFSPEQKQRNQHPKPSPPRSPAEDPSTPNAVEIKRKRPDPPMTEYERQREENIRKKNEFLEKLGIPAQLQMLQKATARQPRFKPPKPPKPQVPLRRSTRRCPQVISETLVVPETPPDRTPDLSPLLPQDYDDSSVFKYICSATTSDGGLGTASAADSGSCLVGYRQVGKTLADRLLTRIYSVDVAALDGSHNALVAAGGHGGRISVYGTSICSEDCGEEGPLMTWKASSGWISGVKFLRRQVSSASAPLLLSSCNDGRLIVWDIGKEQQPQVHLAAPPIVAQLDDLHSRGIFGIDEFNGRIATVSKDSSVGFCSFMDSAIVTERSFSGHHYGPVRGICFRNADILADCGADNRICVLDLRLANSCTLTIESNHRTGVNVVEWCPNQEFLILSASKDPELLLYDIRSCKEPLHKLEGHVDPIYKRCSQIYRPAFVANGMAVATPGQGSRQISLYSTSNGRALSRGFVGYDANLVMCNVKHRSSSQRVWLAGKQITQLFPVWQDSADVCD; the protein is encoded by the exons ATGGCTACAATTCCCGTTCGACAGTCCTCTCTGCATTCATATTTTTCACCAGAGCAAAAGCAAAGAAACCAACATCCAAAGCCCAGTCCTCCTCGCTCTCCAGCGGAGGATCCAAGCACACCCAATGCTGTAGAAATCAAGCGGAAGCGCCCCGACCCTCCTATGACGGAATACGAACGCCAGCGGGAGGAAAACATCCGCAAGAAGAACGAATTTTTAGAGAAGCTGGGAATCCCCGCGCAGCTCCAAATGCTGCAGAAAGCAACAGCGCGGCAGCCCAGGTTCAAACCCCCCAAGCCTCCAAAACCCCAAGTACCCCTCAGAAGAAGCACCCGCAGGTGCCCACAAGTGATCTCTGAAACCCTAGTAGTCCCTGAAACCCCGCCGGATCGAACTCCTGACCTTTCTCCTCTTCTTCCCCAAGATTACGATGATTCCTCTGTCTTCAAATACATTTGCTCTGCCACCACTTCGGACGGCGGGCTAGGCACTGCCAGTGCCGCCGATTCTGGTTCCTGCCTCGTCGGATACCGCCAGGTCGGTAAAACCCTAGCCGACCGTTTGCTGACGCGGATTTACAGTGTTGATGTGGCGGCTCTGGACGGAAGCCATAATGCTCTCGTGGCCGCCGGTGGCCACGGTGGCAGGATTTCTGTGTATGGCACCTCCATTTGTTCGGAGGACTGTGGGGAAGAGGGCCCTCTGATGACGTGGAAGGCAAGCTCTGGTTGGATTTCTGGGGTGAAGTTTCTGAGGCGGCAGGTTTCTTCTGCCTCTGCGCCGTTGCTACTCTCCAGTTGTAATGATGGGCGGCTTATTGTGTGGGATATTGGTAAGGAGCAGCAACCTCAGGTACATTTGGCGGCTCCTCCAATTGTGGCTCAGCTCGATGATTTGCACTCGAGGGGTATTTTTGGGATAGACGAGTTCAATGGCAGGATCGCTACTGTTTCTAAGGATTCCTCCGTGGGATTTTGTAGCTTTATGGATTCTGCGATCGTCACGGAGAGGAGCTTTTCTGGGCATCATTATGGCCCTGTTAGAGGAATTTGCTTCAG GAATGCCGACATACTGGCCGATTGTGGAGCAGATAATAGAATCTGTGTCCTGGATCTTCGTCTGGCAAACTCTTGCACACTCACCATTGAATCTAATCACAGAACTGGTGTAAATGTAGTAGAGTGGTGTCCAAATCAAGAATTCTTGATTTTGTCAGCAAGCAAAGACCCCGAACTTCTTTTATATGATATCAGAAGCTGTAAAGAGCCCCTTCACAAGCTTGAGGGACATGTAGATCCAATATATAAGAGATGTTCTCAAATTTATAGGCCAGCATTTGTTGCCAATGGGATGGCAGTTGCCACACCAGGGCAGGGATCAAGGCAGATCTCTTTATACAGCACAAGTAATGGAAGGGCTCTAAGCAGGGGGTTTGTAGGGTATGACGCTAACTTGGTTATGTGCAATGTTAAACACAGATCTAGTTCTCAGAGAGTGTGGTTGGCAGGCAAGCAAATCACTCAGTTGTTTCCAGTCTGGCAGGATAGTGCAGATGTTTGTGATTAA